A genomic segment from Bosea sp. OAE506 encodes:
- a CDS encoding TonB-dependent hemoglobin/transferrin/lactoferrin family receptor, translated as MEISSGRLREGVALGTLAVMLLATPALAQQQTRDRTSPAAPAAEAPVVLDQITVEGAAPGQALVAGPTTTRTTREQLDRQQVQSLSELSTRVEAGITFNRQNNSLNIRGLDGARVLTTVDGIRQPFLIDTRLNRGGTTAFDFDALSTLDLLRGPSGGSTIGAGSLGGALAVRTLDPEDIIRNGRSYGALAKTGFDSTDRAVFGSAAGAARFNNTWALIQGGFRNGHETDNRGNVKTIGAARTEPNPRDFDQYSFLAKLYQYSNDQAHRFGLTAETFKRSDRISNRDNAVSLTGNYRPGAYRTGEDVQRDRVSLSYDYKLPGSFFDEAHALAYWQRLKRNDLTNAYRYTSIMGLYARDNENEENAYGFNGHVIKNFNTGMLSHKVTAGTELRMSSLEQYSAGSDACPTRPATGIYTGAFTTCNNIPTNQAEQPKVDGRLAGFYIQDEIGLLENRLRITPGLRYDWYEEKPQYTPAYSNSASRPTGLPAASSDSAWSPRIRLEYEVLKNTPWLKDVTVFAQWAKTFRAPTANELYGRFGSPTTYLRTGNPDLRPETGNGIDVGVRFGDKAFGGSFTYFHTNYRNFIEQVQTQAPGVGGLYPQGGITSFRNITRAEIQGFEANMQYAFAENWLVRGSFAYTRGKNKDDNTYLNSIPPMQGIVAIAYGTERWGAEVSTKLASARNDVAATTGATQGFKAPGYAIFNATAWWKPLPQITDLELQIGVYNIFDRKYWDAVNVPTGVLAQARDYYTEPGRTVKATMKYQF; from the coding sequence ATGGAGATTTCTTCAGGCAGGCTGCGCGAGGGTGTCGCGCTCGGGACGCTGGCGGTGATGCTGCTGGCGACACCGGCTCTGGCGCAGCAGCAGACGCGCGATCGAACCTCTCCTGCCGCCCCGGCGGCGGAGGCGCCTGTGGTGCTCGACCAGATCACGGTCGAGGGCGCGGCGCCCGGCCAGGCCCTCGTCGCCGGCCCGACGACGACGCGCACCACGCGAGAACAGCTCGACCGACAGCAGGTCCAGAGCCTGAGTGAGCTCTCGACCCGCGTCGAGGCCGGCATCACCTTCAACCGTCAGAACAACAGCCTCAACATCCGCGGTCTCGACGGCGCGCGCGTGCTGACGACGGTGGACGGCATCCGCCAGCCCTTCCTGATCGACACCCGCCTGAACCGCGGAGGCACCACCGCCTTCGATTTCGACGCGCTCTCGACGCTCGACCTGCTGCGCGGCCCCAGCGGCGGCAGCACGATCGGCGCCGGCTCGCTCGGCGGCGCGCTCGCCGTGCGCACACTCGACCCCGAGGACATCATCCGCAACGGCCGCAGCTATGGCGCTCTCGCCAAGACCGGCTTTGACAGCACCGACCGCGCCGTCTTCGGCAGCGCGGCGGGCGCCGCACGCTTCAACAACACCTGGGCGCTGATCCAGGGCGGCTTCCGCAACGGCCACGAGACCGACAACCGCGGCAATGTGAAGACGATCGGCGCCGCCCGGACAGAGCCGAACCCGCGCGATTTCGACCAGTACAGCTTCCTCGCCAAGCTCTACCAGTATTCGAACGATCAGGCGCACCGCTTCGGCCTGACCGCCGAGACCTTCAAGCGCTCGGACCGGATCTCCAACCGCGACAATGCGGTCTCGCTGACCGGCAACTACCGTCCCGGCGCCTATCGCACCGGCGAGGACGTCCAGCGCGACCGCGTCTCGCTGAGCTATGACTACAAGCTGCCGGGCTCGTTCTTCGACGAGGCCCATGCGCTGGCCTATTGGCAGCGGCTGAAGCGCAACGACCTCACCAACGCTTATCGCTACACCAGCATCATGGGGCTCTACGCCCGCGACAACGAGAACGAAGAAAACGCCTACGGCTTCAACGGCCACGTCATCAAGAACTTCAACACCGGGATGCTGTCGCACAAGGTCACGGCCGGCACCGAGCTGCGCATGTCGAGCCTGGAGCAGTACAGCGCCGGCTCCGACGCCTGCCCGACGCGTCCGGCCACCGGCATCTACACGGGCGCCTTCACGACCTGCAACAACATCCCCACCAACCAAGCCGAGCAGCCCAAGGTCGACGGGCGCCTCGCCGGCTTCTACATCCAGGACGAGATCGGCCTGCTGGAGAACCGCCTGCGCATCACCCCCGGCCTGCGCTACGACTGGTATGAGGAGAAGCCGCAATACACGCCGGCCTATTCCAACAGCGCCTCGCGCCCGACCGGCCTGCCCGCCGCCTCGAGCGACTCGGCCTGGTCGCCGCGCATCCGGCTCGAATACGAGGTTTTGAAGAACACGCCCTGGCTCAAGGACGTCACCGTCTTCGCGCAATGGGCCAAGACCTTCCGCGCCCCGACCGCCAACGAACTCTATGGCCGCTTCGGCTCGCCGACGACCTATCTGCGCACCGGCAACCCGGATCTGCGCCCCGAGACCGGCAATGGCATCGATGTCGGCGTCCGCTTCGGCGACAAGGCCTTCGGCGGCTCGTTCACCTATTTCCACACCAACTACCGCAACTTCATCGAGCAGGTGCAGACCCAGGCGCCGGGCGTCGGCGGGCTCTACCCGCAGGGCGGCATCACCAGCTTCCGCAACATCACGCGGGCCGAGATCCAGGGCTTCGAGGCGAACATGCAATACGCCTTCGCCGAGAACTGGCTGGTGCGCGGCTCCTTCGCCTACACCCGCGGCAAGAACAAGGACGACAACACCTATCTGAACTCGATCCCGCCGATGCAGGGCATCGTCGCCATCGCCTATGGCACGGAGCGCTGGGGGGCCGAGGTCTCGACCAAGCTCGCCTCCGCCCGCAACGACGTCGCCGCCACTACCGGCGCGACCCAGGGCTTCAAGGCGCCGGGCTATGCGATCTTCAACGCCACCGCCTGGTGGAAGCCGCTGCCGCAGATCACAGACCTCGAGCTCCAGATCGGCGTCTACAACATCTTCGACCGCAAGTACTGGGACGCGGTCAACGTCCCCACCGGCGTCCTCGCCCAGGCCCGCGACTACTACACCGAGCCCGGCCGCACGGTGAAGGCGACGATGAAGTACCAGTTCTGA
- a CDS encoding NAD(P)/FAD-dependent oxidoreductase → MAASLALPPGTGHAAEADVIVIGAGAAGIAAAHQLKAAGRRAIVLEGRGRIGGRAFTDASLGPAYDAGAMFIHWAERNPWVQIARDLGVATSDESWGGGFRVFTGGQPMADADRQKRRGAFGQIDRRLETVDLTKRDVSIRDLLGDLGPDLAPIASSGLLLSIGEESDKISARDYQRLWAGDDLLVPSGYGNLVARHGAGLDIRLNQPVSEIRWDGPGVTVTTPAGTLRAQACIVTVPVGVLKAGAIRFTPELPARTRDALDGIGMGALTKIALKVEGDRFGIAPGTSFLEAGSPKQLMNFDLFPDDKDLIVAFCGGDHARELSVAGPEAARDHLTTLLSTMIGSDIRKAVTGISFPAWWTDPFSRGSYSVCLPGREAAREQLAEPIGGRLFIAGEATAGGGAMTVGGATLAGRAAAAAVARIKA, encoded by the coding sequence ATGGCGGCGTCGCTGGCGCTGCCACCCGGCACCGGCCATGCCGCCGAGGCCGATGTGATCGTCATCGGGGCGGGGGCGGCGGGCATCGCGGCCGCCCATCAGCTCAAGGCGGCCGGCCGCCGGGCGATCGTGCTGGAGGGACGGGGCCGGATCGGCGGACGTGCTTTCACCGACGCGTCGCTCGGCCCGGCCTATGATGCAGGCGCGATGTTCATCCACTGGGCCGAGCGCAACCCTTGGGTCCAGATCGCCCGCGATCTCGGGGTCGCGACCTCCGACGAATCCTGGGGCGGCGGATTTCGCGTCTTCACCGGCGGGCAGCCGATGGCCGATGCCGACCGTCAGAAGCGGCGCGGCGCCTTCGGGCAGATCGACAGGCGGCTCGAGACGGTCGATCTGACGAAGCGCGACGTCTCGATCCGTGATCTGCTGGGCGATCTCGGTCCCGATCTGGCGCCGATCGCATCGTCGGGGCTGCTGCTCTCGATCGGCGAGGAATCGGACAAGATTTCGGCGCGCGACTATCAGCGCCTTTGGGCCGGCGACGATCTGCTCGTGCCCTCCGGCTATGGCAACCTCGTCGCGCGGCATGGCGCCGGACTCGACATCCGCCTGAACCAGCCCGTGAGCGAGATCCGCTGGGACGGGCCGGGCGTCACCGTGACGACGCCGGCAGGGACCCTGCGGGCGCAGGCCTGCATCGTTACGGTACCAGTCGGCGTGCTCAAGGCCGGCGCGATCCGCTTCACGCCGGAACTGCCGGCCCGCACGCGCGATGCGCTCGACGGCATCGGCATGGGGGCGCTGACCAAGATCGCACTGAAGGTCGAGGGCGACCGCTTCGGCATCGCGCCGGGCACCAGCTTCCTGGAAGCCGGCTCGCCGAAGCAGCTGATGAATTTCGACCTGTTTCCCGATGACAAGGACCTGATCGTTGCCTTTTGCGGCGGCGACCATGCGCGCGAGTTGTCTGTCGCCGGCCCGGAGGCGGCGCGCGACCATCTGACGACGCTGCTGTCGACCATGATCGGCTCCGATATCCGCAAGGCGGTGACGGGCATATCCTTCCCGGCCTGGTGGACCGACCCGTTCTCGCGCGGCTCCTATTCCGTGTGCCTGCCGGGCCGGGAGGCGGCGCGCGAGCAGCTGGCCGAGCCGATCGGCGGGCGCCTCTTCATCGCCGGCGAGGCCACGGCCGGCGGCGGCGCCATGACCGTCGGCGGCGCGACGCTGGCGGGCCGCGCGGCGGCCGCGGCCGTGGCGCGGATCAAGGCCTGA
- a CDS encoding bifunctional helix-turn-helix transcriptional regulator/GNAT family N-acetyltransferase yields MSDLESAVAALRRFNRFHTRLIGALSGSLHGSGFTLTEARVLYELARRDGWLAGDLAKELGLDPAYLSRILKRFAAEGWLLRERSAADGRALSLRLSEAGHAVFRPLDEASQTEAAERLRTLDETQRGRLVTALTDAETLLSNTSAVKAAAAVIRPHRPGDIGWVIAAHGRIYAEDYGWDIEFEAFVAEIAAGFLRAFQPGLEQGLIAERDGQILGSAFVMRESDEVAKLRMVIVDRPGRGLGLGKALVRRAIDFARAAGYRRMQLWTNDILHAARAIYVAEGFRLIAQETHHSFGQDLVGQNWELVL; encoded by the coding sequence ATGTCCGATCTCGAAAGCGCCGTCGCGGCGCTGCGCCGCTTCAACCGCTTCCACACCCGCCTCATTGGCGCCCTGAGTGGCAGCCTGCACGGCTCGGGCTTCACCCTGACCGAAGCCCGCGTGCTCTACGAACTCGCCCGGCGCGATGGCTGGCTTGCGGGCGATCTGGCGAAGGAGCTCGGGCTCGACCCCGCCTATCTCTCGCGCATCCTGAAGCGCTTCGCCGCGGAAGGCTGGCTGCTGCGCGAGCGCTCAGCCGCCGATGGGCGCGCCCTGTCATTGCGCCTGAGCGAGGCCGGGCACGCCGTCTTCCGCCCTCTCGACGAGGCCTCGCAAACGGAAGCCGCCGAGCGGCTGCGGACGCTCGACGAGACGCAGCGCGGCCGGCTGGTGACGGCGCTGACCGATGCCGAGACGCTGCTCTCGAACACTTCGGCGGTAAAGGCCGCTGCGGCCGTCATCCGCCCTCACCGCCCCGGCGATATCGGCTGGGTGATCGCCGCCCATGGCCGGATTTATGCCGAGGACTATGGCTGGGACATCGAATTCGAGGCCTTCGTCGCCGAGATCGCCGCCGGCTTCCTGCGTGCATTCCAACCCGGCCTGGAACAGGGGCTGATCGCCGAGCGTGACGGGCAGATCCTCGGCTCGGCCTTCGTGATGCGCGAGAGCGACGAGGTCGCGAAGCTGCGCATGGTCATCGTCGACCGGCCGGGACGCGGGCTCGGCCTCGGCAAAGCGCTGGTGCGCAGGGCGATCGACTTCGCGCGGGCGGCCGGCTACCGGCGCATGCAGCTCTGGACCAACGACATCCTGCACGCGGCCCGCGCGATCTATGTCGCCGAAGGTTTCCGGCTGATCGCGCAGGAGACGCACCACTCCTTCGGCCAGGACCTCGTCGGGCAGAACTGGGAACTGGTGCTGTAG
- the murI gene encoding glutamate racemase, whose translation MQVDLLAGTTHRPAVLARPVPTILVFDSGLGGLTVLARVGEACRGADIVYAADDAGFPYGRLEEGALVARVLVVMERLVALHHPDLVVIACNTASTLVLPALRARFAIPFVGTVPAIKPAAAATRSGLISVLATPGTVARDYTRGLVSTYAAGCDVTLVGATGLAALAEAALRGERVDDAAIAAEIAPCFVERDGRRTDVVTLSCTHYPLLLEPMRRVAPWPVEWIDPAPAIARRVLQLLGADAAAERAGGHDAVAVFTAGTGMTGPLRIALAGRGLAEVLIEPMPLVS comes from the coding sequence ATGCAGGTCGATCTTCTGGCCGGAACCACGCATCGTCCCGCCGTGCTGGCGCGGCCGGTGCCGACGATCCTCGTCTTCGATTCCGGGCTGGGCGGGCTGACCGTGCTGGCGCGCGTGGGAGAGGCCTGCCGCGGCGCCGATATCGTCTATGCCGCTGACGATGCCGGCTTTCCCTATGGCCGGCTGGAGGAGGGGGCGCTGGTCGCCCGCGTGCTGGTCGTGATGGAGCGGCTCGTCGCCCTCCACCATCCCGATCTCGTGGTGATCGCCTGCAATACGGCCTCAACGCTGGTGCTGCCGGCGCTGCGGGCGCGCTTCGCCATTCCCTTCGTCGGCACCGTGCCGGCGATCAAGCCAGCCGCCGCCGCGACGCGCTCGGGGCTGATCTCGGTGCTGGCGACGCCCGGCACCGTGGCGCGCGACTACACGCGCGGGCTGGTCTCGACCTATGCCGCAGGATGCGACGTCACGCTGGTCGGCGCGACGGGGCTTGCCGCTCTGGCCGAGGCCGCCTTGAGGGGCGAGCGGGTCGATGATGCCGCCATCGCCGCCGAGATCGCGCCCTGCTTCGTCGAGCGGGACGGGCGGCGCACCGATGTGGTGACGCTGTCGTGCACGCATTATCCGCTGCTGCTGGAGCCGATGCGGCGTGTCGCGCCCTGGCCGGTGGAATGGATCGACCCGGCACCGGCGATCGCGCGGCGCGTGCTGCAACTGCTCGGGGCCGATGCCGCAGCCGAACGGGCGGGCGGGCACGACGCTGTCGCTGTCTTCACCGCGGGCACCGGCATGACCGGCCCGCTGCGTATCGCGCTGGCGGGCCGCGGGCTGGCCGAGGTGCTGATCGAGCCGATGCCGCTCGTCAGCTGA
- a CDS encoding FAD-binding oxidoreductase: MATDTIVLGAGIVGISVALHLQKAGRSVLLVDKRGPGEETSYGNAGLIQREGVYPYGFPHDFGALIRYAMNNTIDAHYHWSAIPKLAPFLWSYWMHSRASQHEAIAHKYATLIEHCVSEHDALAQEAGATGLLRRKGWMKVFRTAAQQDERLAEAARWNRDFGLNYRPLDMATLKAEEPHLDHDSLIGGLHWTDPVTVIDPLDLSKAYVARFEELGGKLALGDAGTLAQEGAEWSVTLADGTTVKARDVVVALGPWADVLSRRLGYNLPLAVKRGYHMHYKAQGNAVLNHPVLDTERGYFLAPMQQGIRLTTGAEFADRDAPKTPVQLERAEPIARTLFPLGERIDPEPWLGRRPCTPDMMPIIGPAPKHKGLWFSFGHAHHGLTLAAVTGRMIAEMVTGQKVFVDPTPFAPARFA, translated from the coding sequence ATGGCGACGGATACGATCGTTCTCGGGGCAGGCATCGTCGGCATCTCGGTGGCGCTGCACCTGCAGAAAGCGGGCCGCTCGGTCCTGCTCGTCGACAAGCGCGGCCCGGGCGAGGAAACCAGCTACGGCAATGCCGGGCTGATCCAGCGCGAGGGCGTCTACCCCTACGGCTTCCCGCATGATTTCGGCGCGCTGATCCGCTACGCGATGAACAACACCATCGACGCGCATTACCACTGGAGCGCCATCCCCAAGCTCGCGCCCTTCCTGTGGTCTTACTGGATGCATTCGCGCGCCTCCCAGCACGAGGCGATCGCGCATAAATACGCCACGCTGATCGAGCATTGCGTCAGCGAGCATGACGCGCTCGCGCAGGAAGCCGGCGCCACCGGGCTTTTGCGCCGGAAGGGCTGGATGAAAGTGTTCCGCACCGCCGCCCAGCAGGACGAGCGCCTGGCCGAGGCCGCGCGCTGGAACCGGGATTTTGGCCTCAACTACAGGCCACTCGACATGGCGACGTTGAAGGCCGAGGAGCCCCATCTCGACCATGACAGCCTGATTGGCGGCCTGCACTGGACCGACCCGGTCACCGTGATCGACCCGCTGGACCTGTCCAAGGCCTATGTCGCGCGCTTCGAGGAACTCGGCGGCAAGCTCGCGCTCGGCGATGCCGGCACGCTCGCGCAAGAGGGCGCGGAGTGGAGCGTCACGCTCGCCGATGGCACGACGGTCAAGGCCCGCGATGTCGTCGTCGCACTCGGCCCCTGGGCGGACGTGCTCTCCCGCAGGCTCGGCTACAATCTGCCGCTGGCGGTCAAGCGCGGCTACCACATGCACTACAAGGCGCAGGGCAATGCGGTGCTGAACCACCCGGTGCTCGACACCGAGCGCGGCTATTTCCTGGCGCCGATGCAGCAGGGAATCCGCCTGACCACCGGCGCCGAATTTGCCGACCGCGACGCACCGAAGACGCCGGTCCAGCTCGAGCGCGCCGAGCCGATCGCCCGCACCCTCTTCCCGCTCGGCGAGCGGATCGATCCCGAGCCCTGGCTCGGCCGCCGCCCCTGCACGCCAGACATGATGCCGATCATTGGCCCGGCACCGAAGCACAAGGGCCTATGGTTCTCCTTCGGCCACGCCCATCACGGGCTGACGCTGGCCGCCGTCACCGGCCGTATGATCGCGGAGATGGTCACGGGCCAGAAGGTCTTCGTCGATCCGACGCCGTTTGCGCCGGCGCGCTTCGCCTGA
- a CDS encoding glutathione S-transferase family protein encodes MITLYSGPLSLFSRKVEIALREKGLPFERVMVPFNQTTGYAPKHPEVLALNPKGQVPVLNDAGLVLYDSTVIVEYLDEAYPEIPLYPQAPAERARCRLNELFADEILLQALKPLMHRTGPIAADPIRRAAREADALIAEEALAGHHARLEERLAGREFFGPMLCAADIALFMGLLFGRRLGGPSFAGHPGLSGWFSRLRERPAFALVAAEIAEADRRLSVPVIMR; translated from the coding sequence ATGATCACCCTTTATAGCGGCCCGCTCAGCCTGTTCTCCCGCAAGGTCGAGATCGCGCTGCGCGAGAAAGGGCTGCCCTTCGAGCGGGTGATGGTGCCGTTCAACCAGACGACGGGCTACGCTCCGAAGCACCCGGAGGTGCTGGCGCTCAATCCGAAGGGCCAGGTGCCGGTGCTGAACGATGCCGGGCTCGTGCTCTACGATTCCACGGTGATCGTCGAATATCTCGACGAGGCCTATCCCGAGATCCCGCTCTACCCGCAGGCTCCCGCCGAGCGTGCCCGCTGTCGGCTCAACGAGCTCTTCGCCGACGAGATCCTGCTGCAGGCGCTGAAGCCGCTGATGCACCGCACCGGGCCCATCGCCGCCGATCCGATCCGGCGGGCGGCGCGTGAGGCCGACGCGCTGATCGCGGAGGAGGCGCTCGCCGGCCATCACGCCCGGCTGGAGGAGAGGCTGGCGGGGCGCGAATTCTTCGGGCCGATGCTGTGTGCCGCCGACATCGCCCTGTTCATGGGGCTGCTCTTCGGCCGGCGGCTGGGCGGGCCGTCCTTCGCCGGACATCCCGGCCTGTCGGGCTGGTTTTCAAGGCTGCGCGAGCGGCCGGCCTTCGCGCTGGTCGCAGCCGAGATCGCCGAAGCCGACCGGCGGCTCTCGGTCCCCGTCATCATGCGCTGA
- the purB gene encoding adenylosuccinate lyase, whose translation MIPRYSRPEMVAIWEPQTRFKIWFEIEAHATDKLAELGVVPKEAAATIWAKAKDATFDVARIDEIERVTKHDVIAFLTHLAEIVGPEARFVHQGMTSSDILDTTLSVQLARATDILIADVDALLAAIKRRAFEHKFTPTIGRSHGIHAEPVTFGLKLAQAYAEFDRCRARLVAARAEIATCAISGAVGTFANIDPSVEAYVAEQMGLSVEPVSTQVIPRDRHAMYFATLGVVASSVERLATEIRHLQRTEVYEAEEFFSAGQKGSSAMPHKRNPVLTENLTGLARLVRGMVVPALENVALWHERDISHSSVERMIGPDATVTLDFALARLTGVIDKLLIYPQNMRKNLDKLGGLHNSQRVLLALTQAGASREESYSLVQRNAMRTWEHGEDFLTNLKKDAEVTARLSAAELEAMFDEGYHFKHVDTIFARVFGEV comes from the coding sequence ATGATCCCGCGCTATTCCCGCCCCGAGATGGTTGCCATCTGGGAGCCGCAGACCCGGTTCAAGATCTGGTTCGAGATCGAGGCGCATGCGACCGACAAGCTCGCCGAGCTCGGCGTCGTGCCGAAGGAGGCCGCCGCGACGATCTGGGCCAAGGCGAAAGACGCCACGTTCGACGTCGCCCGCATCGACGAGATCGAGCGCGTCACCAAGCATGACGTCATCGCCTTCCTGACGCATCTGGCCGAGATCGTCGGCCCCGAGGCGCGCTTCGTCCACCAGGGCATGACCTCGTCGGACATCCTCGACACGACGCTGTCAGTGCAGCTGGCGCGGGCGACGGACATCCTCATTGCCGATGTCGATGCGCTGCTGGCCGCGATCAAGCGGCGCGCCTTCGAGCACAAATTTACCCCGACGATCGGCCGCTCGCACGGCATCCATGCCGAGCCGGTGACCTTCGGGCTCAAGCTCGCCCAGGCCTATGCAGAGTTCGACCGCTGCCGCGCCCGGCTCGTGGCGGCGCGCGCCGAGATCGCGACCTGCGCGATTTCGGGTGCGGTCGGCACCTTCGCCAATATCGACCCGAGCGTCGAAGCCTATGTCGCCGAGCAGATGGGGCTGTCCGTCGAGCCCGTCTCGACGCAGGTCATCCCGCGCGATCGGCATGCGATGTATTTCGCCACGCTGGGTGTCGTCGCCTCAAGCGTCGAGCGGCTGGCGACCGAGATCCGGCATCTGCAGCGCACCGAGGTCTATGAGGCGGAAGAGTTCTTCTCGGCCGGCCAGAAGGGCTCCTCGGCGATGCCGCACAAGCGCAACCCGGTCCTGACCGAGAACCTGACGGGCCTCGCCCGCCTGGTGCGCGGCATGGTCGTGCCGGCGCTGGAGAACGTCGCGCTCTGGCATGAGCGCGACATCTCGCATTCTTCGGTCGAGCGCATGATCGGCCCCGACGCCACCGTGACGCTGGATTTCGCCCTGGCGCGACTGACCGGCGTCATCGATAAGCTGCTGATCTATCCGCAGAACATGCGCAAGAACCTCGACAAGCTCGGCGGCCTGCACAATTCGCAGCGCGTGCTGCTGGCCCTGACGCAGGCCGGTGCCAGCCGCGAGGAAAGCTATTCGCTGGTCCAGCGCAATGCGATGCGGACCTGGGAGCACGGCGAGGACTTCCTCACCAACCTCAAGAAGGATGCCGAGGTCACGGCCCGGCTTTCAGCCGCCGAGCTCGAGGCGATGTTCGACGAAGGCTACCACTTCAAGCATGTCGACACGATCTTCGCCCGGGTGTTCGGGGAGGTCTGA
- a CDS encoding metallophosphoesterase family protein, whose amino-acid sequence MRIAVLADIHGNFDALEAVVEDLERTRPDLVVNLGDSLSGPLKPRETADLLMSKDWLTVRGNHDRYLIERPFNQLGASDRAAAEEMAPEHFDWLRSLPFSTRAAEDVVLFHATPSDDNTYLMEQVRGGRSEMRPPTEVAADLAGIDAGLILCGHSHIARVMELPDGRCVFNPGSIGQPAYDDIAPEPHVMQAESPHARYGIAKRGRAGWRFTSVALRYDWHGAAALALARGRGDWAHALSTGLALKPH is encoded by the coding sequence ATGCGGATTGCGGTCCTCGCGGATATCCACGGCAATTTCGACGCGCTCGAAGCGGTCGTCGAGGATCTGGAGCGGACGCGGCCCGACCTTGTGGTCAATCTCGGCGACAGTCTGTCGGGTCCGCTGAAGCCGCGCGAGACGGCCGATCTGCTGATGTCGAAGGACTGGCTGACGGTTCGCGGCAATCACGACCGCTACCTGATCGAGCGGCCGTTCAACCAGCTCGGCGCATCCGACAGGGCGGCAGCCGAAGAGATGGCGCCGGAGCATTTCGACTGGCTGCGTTCGCTGCCGTTCTCGACGCGGGCGGCCGAGGATGTGGTGCTGTTCCATGCGACGCCGAGCGACGACAACACCTATCTGATGGAGCAGGTCCGGGGTGGGCGCTCCGAGATGCGTCCCCCGACCGAGGTGGCGGCCGATCTCGCCGGCATCGACGCCGGGCTCATCCTGTGCGGGCATTCGCATATCGCGCGGGTGATGGAGCTTCCCGATGGGAGGTGCGTCTTCAATCCCGGCAGCATCGGCCAGCCGGCCTATGACGATATCGCACCCGAGCCGCATGTCATGCAGGCCGAGAGCCCGCATGCGCGCTACGGCATCGCCAAGCGCGGCCGCGCGGGCTGGCGGTTTACCTCTGTCGCGCTTCGCTACGACTGGCACGGCGCCGCTGCCCTCGCCCTTGCGCGCGGACGAGGCGACTGGGCGCATGCCTTGTCGACTGGTCTTGCCCTGAAGCCGCACTGA
- a CDS encoding alpha/beta hydrolase yields the protein MKTSDTDILIVPGWSGSGPDHWQSRWVAKLSTARVVEQEDWHKPSHLWAERIVAAVRAAARPVVLVGHSCGVSAIAHAAEHLHAGEVTGAFLVAPAAERAKRELPGMTPAFAAHRRKTLPFRSVLISSSNDPYCTPEEAKELAQAWGAEYVDAGESGHLNTESGHGPWPDGLLRFAGFLRSLTAVPQKPIQG from the coding sequence ATGAAAACCTCCGACACCGACATCCTCATCGTTCCCGGCTGGTCCGGTTCCGGTCCCGATCACTGGCAGAGCCGCTGGGTCGCCAAGCTCTCGACCGCGCGTGTGGTCGAGCAGGAGGACTGGCACAAGCCGTCGCATCTCTGGGCGGAGCGCATCGTGGCGGCGGTGCGGGCGGCGGCGCGGCCGGTCGTCCTGGTCGGGCATTCCTGCGGCGTCAGCGCGATCGCGCATGCGGCCGAGCATCTGCACGCCGGCGAGGTGACTGGCGCCTTTTTGGTGGCGCCTGCGGCCGAGCGCGCCAAGCGCGAGTTGCCGGGGATGACACCGGCCTTCGCCGCGCACCGGCGCAAGACGCTGCCCTTCCGCAGCGTGCTGATCTCCAGCAGCAACGATCCCTACTGCACGCCCGAAGAGGCGAAGGAACTGGCGCAGGCCTGGGGCGCGGAGTACGTCGACGCCGGCGAGAGCGGGCACCTCAACACCGAATCCGGGCACGGCCCGTGGCCCGACGGCCTGCTGCGTTTCGCGGGCTTTCTCAGGAGCTTGACGGCGGTTCCGCAGAAACCGATTCAGGGCTGA